Proteins encoded together in one Chryseobacterium sp. G0201 window:
- a CDS encoding DNA polymerase beta superfamily protein, whose amino-acid sequence MTPKILEKLKKIEAERNIEILLAVESGSRAWGFASPDSDYDIRFIYRHEKDWYLSPWDKDETIEFMTEDDLDGSGWDLRKTFHLLHKSNAALLSWFYSPIIYVKNEKFYDLFKPLADECFSPIAFSYHYLSMSKKYLEACRADEVKLKSYFYCLRTALTGKWIVEKGTVPPVLFSELLVLVDDFTRTKIENLVALKATKGESYFHANDWELFGFLEEMVKDNEERAKSLAGGKANKKEMERVFREILKLSVFLKKN is encoded by the coding sequence ATGACACCAAAAATATTAGAAAAACTAAAAAAAATAGAGGCAGAAAGAAACATAGAAATACTTCTTGCCGTAGAATCGGGAAGCCGAGCCTGGGGTTTTGCGTCTCCTGACAGCGATTACGACATACGTTTCATATATCGACACGAAAAAGACTGGTATCTGTCACCGTGGGATAAAGATGAAACGATAGAATTTATGACCGAAGATGATCTGGACGGTTCCGGATGGGACTTGCGAAAGACTTTTCATCTTTTGCATAAATCAAACGCCGCTTTGTTGAGTTGGTTCTACTCGCCTATCATTTATGTGAAAAACGAAAAGTTTTATGACCTATTTAAACCTCTGGCAGATGAATGCTTTTCTCCGATAGCGTTCTCTTACCATTATCTGAGCATGAGCAAAAAATATCTAGAAGCCTGCAGAGCCGATGAAGTAAAACTAAAAAGTTATTTCTACTGCCTTCGAACAGCTTTGACAGGAAAATGGATAGTAGAAAAAGGAACGGTACCGCCCGTTTTGTTCAGTGAATTATTGGTTTTGGTCGATGATTTTACGAGAACCAAAATAGAAAATCTTGTTGCCTTAAAAGCCACCAAAGGAGAATCTTATTTTCATGCAAATGACTGGGAACTTTTTGGGTTTTTGGAGGAGATGGTGAAGGATAATGAGGAAAGAGCGAAGAGTTTGGCTGGAGGAAAGGCGAATAAAAAAGAGATGGAGAGGGTTTTTAGGGAGATATTAAAATTATCAGTATTTTTGAAAAAAAACTAA
- the cobT gene encoding nicotinate-nucleotide--dimethylbenzimidazole phosphoribosyltransferase yields the protein MLRDELQHKIDFKTKPLGALGFLEQLAHKIGMVQQTTSPKLIKPHMIVFAADHGIATAGVSAYPQEVTYQMVMNFLNGGAAINVFCKQNDIQIKIVDAGVNFDFPEDLDLIDKKVRKSSRNMLDEPAMTIEEYQHALENGKSVVKEIAETGCNVIGFGEMGIGNTSSSSLLMSQLFNEPIADCVGRGTGLNDIQLQNKINILSKVIEKYSDLKSIDEIVQTFGGLEITQMIGAMQAAYDQNMLILVDGFIATVAISVAWKTNPEILNNCIFCHVSDEYAHIKLLDLLDQKALLNLNLRVGEGTGCALAYPIIQSAVNFLNEMSSFENANISNKE from the coding sequence ATGTTAAGAGACGAATTACAACACAAAATTGATTTCAAAACAAAACCTTTAGGCGCATTAGGATTTCTTGAGCAATTAGCTCATAAAATCGGGATGGTTCAACAAACCACTTCACCAAAATTAATTAAACCTCACATGATTGTTTTTGCAGCCGATCACGGAATTGCAACCGCAGGAGTGAGTGCTTATCCGCAGGAAGTTACCTATCAGATGGTGATGAATTTTTTAAATGGAGGAGCGGCAATCAATGTGTTTTGTAAACAGAATGATATTCAAATTAAAATTGTAGATGCCGGAGTGAATTTTGATTTTCCTGAAGATTTGGATTTGATAGATAAGAAAGTCAGAAAATCGAGCCGAAATATGCTGGATGAGCCCGCCATGACGATTGAAGAATACCAACACGCTTTGGAAAACGGAAAATCTGTTGTTAAGGAAATTGCAGAAACGGGTTGTAATGTTATTGGTTTTGGTGAAATGGGGATTGGGAATACATCCTCCTCTTCATTATTGATGAGCCAATTGTTTAATGAACCGATTGCCGATTGTGTAGGTAGAGGAACAGGTTTGAATGATATTCAGCTACAGAATAAAATTAATATTCTTTCAAAAGTAATAGAAAAATATTCTGATCTTAAAAGTATTGATGAAATTGTACAAACTTTTGGCGGACTTGAAATTACCCAAATGATTGGAGCGATGCAGGCAGCTTATGACCAAAATATGTTGATCTTAGTTGATGGATTTATCGCGACGGTTGCCATTTCTGTTGCCTGGAAAACAAATCCTGAAATCCTTAATAACTGTATTTTTTGCCATGTGAGTGATGAATATGCTCATATTAAATTGTTAGATTTATTAGACCAGAAAGCATTATTAAACCTTAATCTCCGAGTAGGTGAGGGGACAGGTTGTGCGTTGGCGTATCCAATTATTCAAAGTGCAGTTAATTTCCTGAATGAAATGTCGAGTTTTGAAAATGCTAATATTTCCAATAAAGAATAG
- a CDS encoding adenosylcobinamide-GDP ribazoletransferase: MKIIKNELIYFATALVFFTRIPIPFKIPYSNEIMNQSQKYFSWVGLLVGLMNAVVLYGSFQLFNLEIAIILMMISNVLLTGAFHEDGFTDVCDSFGGGYGKERIMTIMKDSRVGAYGAIGIILLFALKFLSIKELGNLDLIKTLAVIILAHTISRFIAGTMIYTHRYVTDIDVSKSKPLANKALDGKSLFISFIAVLLAFSLILDRRLILAFILAYLGKIYLGWYFKKHIGGYTGDCLGTVQQVCEVLFYLGVIIVWKFI; the protein is encoded by the coding sequence ATGAAAATTATAAAAAATGAGTTGATCTATTTTGCGACGGCTTTGGTGTTTTTCACAAGAATTCCGATACCTTTTAAAATTCCGTACTCCAATGAAATCATGAACCAGTCTCAAAAGTATTTTTCATGGGTCGGATTGTTGGTCGGGTTGATGAATGCTGTTGTTTTATATGGTTCTTTTCAGCTTTTCAATTTAGAGATTGCAATTATTTTAATGATGATTTCCAACGTTTTATTGACGGGAGCATTTCACGAAGACGGATTTACAGACGTGTGCGACAGTTTTGGTGGCGGTTATGGTAAAGAGAGAATTATGACCATCATGAAAGACAGTCGTGTAGGTGCATACGGAGCGATTGGGATTATTCTTTTATTTGCCTTAAAATTTCTCAGCATTAAAGAATTAGGGAATTTAGATTTAATAAAAACATTAGCAGTCATTATTTTAGCACATACTATAAGTCGGTTTATTGCGGGAACAATGATTTATACGCATCGATATGTAACTGATATTGATGTAAGTAAATCAAAACCGTTGGCGAATAAAGCGTTGGATGGAAAGTCTTTATTTATAAGTTTTATCGCTGTTTTATTGGCTTTTTCTTTAATTCTGGATAGACGATTAATCTTAGCTTTTATTTTGGCTTACCTCGGAAAAATATACTTAGGTTGGTATTTCAAAAAACATATCGGAGGATACACGGGCGATTGTTTAGGAACGGTTCAGCAGGTTTGCGAAGTGTTATTTTATTTAGGAGTAATCATCGTATGGAAATTCATTTAA
- the cobC gene encoding alpha-ribazole phosphatase family protein — MEIHLIRHTAVENPDNLCYGFAEMSLRKNYVEDFKLISIDKDFDFIISSPSQRCHLLAKYFQLNYQTDERIKEMNFGDWELQKWTSIPEDEINLWYEDFINVKATNGENLLEMQTRVSKFWNELISKESINKVLIVTHAGVIRLILQSILQFPLENMFNIQIGYGKRTVIDVREELISIKNINV; from the coding sequence ATGGAAATTCATTTAATTCGTCATACTGCGGTAGAAAATCCAGACAATCTGTGTTATGGATTTGCAGAAATGTCTTTACGTAAAAATTATGTTGAAGATTTTAAATTAATTTCAATTGATAAAGATTTTGATTTTATTATTTCGAGCCCGTCTCAGCGTTGTCATTTATTAGCGAAATATTTTCAGCTAAATTATCAAACTGATGAAAGAATTAAAGAAATGAATTTCGGAGATTGGGAACTTCAAAAATGGACATCTATTCCCGAAGATGAAATCAATCTTTGGTATGAAGATTTTATCAATGTAAAAGCCACAAACGGAGAAAATCTGTTAGAAATGCAAACCCGAGTTTCCAAATTTTGGAATGAATTGATTTCTAAAGAAAGTATCAACAAAGTTTTGATAGTTACGCATGCTGGAGTAATTCGTTTAATTCTGCAATCTATTTTACAGTTTCCTTTGGAAAATATGTTCAATATTCAAATCGGTTATGGAAAAAGAACTGTAATTGACGTGAGGGAAGAATTGATTTCAATTAAAAATATAAATGTATGA